The Eremothecium gossypii ATCC 10895 chromosome VII, complete sequence nucleotide sequence ACATCCGACTATACACCTGCGGGCGCCAAACAAACGAAGAAGTCCAAACCAAAACGCAACAGCAGGAGAGTCCAGTCTTTGAGTAGCCTGGAGGCAAAATTGATGGAAAGGAAGGGCTTAAGGCAGTCTGTTGCCGAAGGCAGGGTATACAGTGGATGTTCTGTCCCTGCTGCTCCAATGTCGTTTGATGTTGCTCCTTCTGCACATCTCTACCAAGATAGGGCAGCTGGTACCAGCGCTACGCAAGAGGCCGCAACTTATTACAACCAAGGGTACAACGGGCCTATGCAATTGGGTTCTACAGAAATCCTGAATTCTAGATCTCCCTCGGGCAATAATCGTATTGCCTTCCATCCATCCCATCAGGCTTATATGCAAATGATACAAACTCCTCAGCCACAGGCATGGCCAACAGCATATGGACACAATGCATACTATTCGCAGCCCACGCAACATCCTTATCCGATGTCATCGCAGCTTGCGCAATTCCAGAATGGACCAATACCATTTGTTGCAGGACCCTATGCAATGTACATGCCCCCGCCAGGGCCAGGTATGGTAGTATTGAACAATGGGCACCCAATGATTCCAAATGAATCTCCGCCTCAGCAACACTATCCATAACTTTGAATTATTCCTGTCATAAATTTAACTTAAGATAAATCATGCATGGCTGTCACATGTGGTAAATTGGCGCACTATAGTAGGTGTCTTCCAATCGTCACCTCGTGCGCCGTACTAAATATCAAATGAAGTGAAGTTTAAGTAGTTTATACATATACAAAAGAAGTCAGTAGTAATATGACAAATGGTAATTGATTATCGTTCCCTTGTAAAACCCAAACAAATAAAAAAGACAAAAACAATTAGTGAAACAGTAACTCATAGTAGTGATGGTAGTCCTAAGAGATCGCATCGACGCCGTCAACCATGGAGATTAAATAAAATTCATGATGTATGGCGGCAGAATCTCTAATGTGAAAAGTTCTAGAATGGTTTAGGACAAACCAAGAATATTGAATACAGGAAATGCCAGAGTCCATCGTGTATGCTTTCTTTTCAGAAATAGAGAGGGATTACCACTCCTTCTTTTTCATGGCCATACGTTTAGCCTCTTTCGTTCTTCTTTTGATTTCCTCCAACTTCTCGCTCTTTTTATCAGGATCAGAGATAAAATCTGGTTTGATAATATCGTATACGCATTCCAAGTTCAACCTCAGGCAGTTGCTACACTGGGGTCTTTCTTCTGAACATTTCTTCTTACGTAGACGACAGATCCAACATCCTGTCCTGGAGCGAGTGCCTGCGCCGGCCTTCTTTTTATTCGGAGCGTCATCATATTTGGGTGAGATATTATTGGGAAACTGTTCCTCTAGGTTTTTGTCAGGGGATTCCTTATTAGAAGAGTCGGGAACGGCGAAAGATGACGAAAGGGAAGTAGGTGACTTCCCTGTTGGAGTTAGATGCGGAGGTTGTGTACGAAAGACGCGGTTATTCTTTTTAGAATTCGCCTCCATTTCTAATAGTTCTGCTGCGGAAAGTAGAGACTCCATACTGGACTGACCGCTAGATCTTCTCCTACGTTTGCTTCTCGATTTGAAAGCAGCTGATGCAGAAGAAGGAGCAGTACTCGATGCGAGAGCCGATTTACGTCGCGAAATTTGGCGCTTGCCACCCTTGTTCCACGTAATCGTATCTCCAAGTCCATCGTCCTCACCAGAACTAGCCAATTCGTCGTCCGTCAGTACCTGGTCATTGGGCTCCTCTTTAACTAATGTACCGTTTTCACGCTGGAGTATCTGTACAACGGGTTTTAAATTACGCTGGATGTTAATTGATGACGAGACTGGTCTGCTATTAGCGTCCGCGCTAGAAAAGTCAGTGTGATAAGGTGAAGAACGCATCTGAGAGATAATGGCGGCGGCGCCTAGCTCATCATCCCTTGCTGCGGGCTTCGTCAAGAGCAGTCGTTGTCTCATTTCATCGAATTTCGAGTTAATAAATCGTGTTTGTCGCTGGGTGTGCATAGTTGCAGATCCATTGAGTCCATTAGCAGTGCTCTGCTGTTGTGTGTCGTTGTCCATCATTAGCCCATTTGAAAAAGGCTCAAGGAAATGCGTCGATGATGACGCAGATGAAGGGGGTGGTAGTTGCCCTGTAGAAGGCGGTGGTTGCGATTGAAATGTCACACCACCAGTTGCCGACGACTTGCTTGTAGGCGCTATTGACATCATATTGTTGTTGGCAGACACTGGCAGGACAAATTCCCCGCCGGCGCGCAGTGAATACGGATCTTCTCCAGTTCCACCACGCGAGTTCAGCAGGGAAGTGATGTTGATTTTCACGTCCGACAGATGTTGTTCTGATGTATAAGGGTCAATGAGGTCACGGCTATTGTTGAAGTGTAACCGTTTGGGTGTTAGTGCGGTATTGGCGTCTATACTTGAAAGCGTCCGCCCATCAACGGGTCCAGCATCAActgcgctgcgccgccgAGCATCGCCAGCTTCGGATGTTGCTGAACCGGCAGAACCGGTAGAGCCACCAACGCTCACGTTGCTTGCTGTGCTTGCTGTGCTCCGGGGTAACGCGCCGCTCGCTTCGGACGAGCAGAGCGAGCCGCTGACCGTTTCTGGCCGCGCAGAGAGCTCGCCCTCATGCGGCCGCCCTAGGCGGCcgcccgcggccgcagACGATGTGTGCCCGGGTGCAGATGACGGTATTCGCTCCACCGGCGTCCTAATAGCGTCTCTTGCCGACCCCCGCGAGTCGGATGTCATGAACATCGAGCCGCGGTCCATTATTGAAAGCGGTTCTCCGCGTAGACCATCGCGACAGCCCACCGGAGGCGGCGCAGCCATTCCTCCTGCTCCGGTCGCAGCAAGCAGCGATGCAATCGTCGGTAGTTGCACCCGCTGGTTGGGCGTGAACCCTAGCCCCATGTTGTAGCCACTCGACGCAGCGGGGGTCACGTGCACAGCCGCCGAGCTCAACTTCTCTGATCGTGAAATACGGCGTGCCGCCGCGGTCTGTGGCGGCAAATGGCCTAGGGCtcccgcggccgccgcaggcgacggcgacgagcCCGACGACCCGACAGAGCCCCCTGTGCTGTGTCCATCCCGCGGGCTGTCGCTGGGCGAGATTATCGGCGTGTTATGTGGCACGGTTGTCGGCTTCGACACCGGCGGCTCGCCAGACGCCGAAGACGGCATCTGCAGCCGCTGCACCGTCTCACGCCGGCGCTCCGGCGCGTCTTTTTCTCCACTGCTCTCTGCGCCTCGCGCGACCTCTTTACTGATAGTCCGCTGCGCGTCCATGCTGCTCGACACGCCCGCGGCTGGCTCAAACTCTCCAGCTAAAAAACCTAAATCCACTGGCGTCCGGCTGATCAATCCGCGTCCGTCCACAACGTGCGTGTTCAGACTGCTCTACCTGTATCTTGGGAGATTCTCCACGCCCCGGCCTTGCCTCTGGCTTGTCTTCTGCCTCTTGACTTCTACCCGTGAACTGCTGCGTGCGGTTGCCTTCTGGGGGGAGGGGGACGGGAACCATCATGTCCAAAAACAACAACTAGCCAGGTTCGCTCCTATCTAAAACTCTGGCGTTGGCAgcgcggggcgcggcgTGAGGGGGTGCGGTGGGGGCACGGTTACCCGGTGCTGCATTGTGCCGGCGCCCGGCGGGCCGCCAGGCCGCGGGCGGCCCgccggcagcagctgccgcccgcaggcggccgcctgcgggcggcggccggAGTTACCGAAACGGTTCTTTTTGCTGAGCCccgcctgcagctcgcTGCACACTAGCCACGCAGGCATGAGAACACGAACCACAAAAATACGGCGGCCCGTAGCGTAGGAGGGCACACAGAGATGGAGAAGGCGCGCGCATTAGAGGAACAGTGGCCCGGAGCGCGCGACGCGTTCCACGTGCCGAGCTACGCGTCATTGGGTCTGGGTGATCAGACAGCCGCTGTGCGTTACCTATGCGGGCACTCGCTCGGGTGTATGCCGCGCAAGACGCGCGGGTCGGTGGAGGCGGAGCTATCAGCGTGGTCCGCCCGCGCTGTGGAGGCGCATGTCCGGCACCCCGGCGGAACAGAATGGGTCAACACCGACTTACCGCTGGTGCCGCAAATGGCGCGCATGGTGGGCGCGAGCCAACAGGAGGTAGCGGTTATGGGTAGCCTGACGGCCAACCTGAACGCGCTACTGGTTGCGTTCTACCGGCCacgcgggcggcggacgAAGATCCTGCTGGAGAAGCAGGTGTTCCCATCCGACTTCCATGCCTTCTGGAACCAAGCCGCGCTGCATGGGCTCGACCCCGCAGCTACACTGGTGCAGGTGGCACCGCGCGCGGGCGAGCACACGCTGCGCACGGAAGACATCGTGGCGGCGATCGAGACGCACCGTGCGGAGCTCGCGCTGGTGTGCCTGCCGGGCGTGCAGTACTATACAGGACAGCTTTTAGATATGGCGTCGATTGTagcggctgcgcggcgcgaGCCTAGCATTGTGGTCGGCTTCGACCTAGCACATGCCGTCGGGAacgtgcagctgcagctgcacgaGTGGGGCGCAGACTTTGCCTGTTGGTGCTCGTATAAGTATCTCAATGCAGGGCCAGGTGGTATTGCGGGACTTTTTGTGCACGAGCGCCACCACGGCGGCACGCTTCCGCGGCTGGCGGGCTGGTGGGGCACGAACGCGGCAACGCGTTTCGAGATGCGCCAGACGTACGACCCGCTGCCTGATGCGCTCGGGTTCCGCCAGTCAAACCCCAGTGTGCTGGATGTGGCGGCGCTACGCGCGTCGCTGGAAGTGTTCGAGGACTTTGGCGGCATGGAGCGCGTACGCGCGCGGTCGCTTGCCTTGACCGGGTACCTGTACGAGCTGCTGACGCAGTCGGTGTTCTATCGTCCGGAAGTAGGCGCCGATGGGGTTGGCTTTACCATCCTGACGCCGGCGAACCCTGCGGAGCGTGGCGCGCAGCTCTCGCTGCTGTTTTGGCCGCACTCTGACGACCCGGATAAGAATACTATGCCGCGCGTGTTTGCAGACTTGCGGCAGAACGGAGTGCTGGGTGACGAAAGGCATCCGGACGTGATCCGCCTAACTCCTTGTGCTCTGTACAACACCTTCATGGAGGTTTTTGAGTCCGTTCAGCTGCTCAACGCGGCACTAGAGCGTCTGGCTCCGGAGAGCGCGGT carries:
- the UME6 gene encoding DNA-binding transcriptional regulator UME6 (Syntenic homolog of Saccharomyces cerevisiae YDR207C (UME6)) yields the protein MDAQRTISKEVARGAESSGEKDAPERRRETVQRLQMPSSASGEPPVSKPTTVPHNTPIISPSDSPRDGHSTGGSVGSSGSSPSPAAAAGALGHLPPQTAAARRISRSEKLSSAAVHVTPAASSGYNMGLGFTPNQRVQLPTIASLLAATGAGGMAAPPPVGCRDGLRGEPLSIMDRGSMFMTSDSRGSARDAIRTPVERIPSSAPGHTSSAAAGGRLGRPHEGELSARPETVSGSLCSSEASGALPRSTASTASNVSVGGSTGSAGSATSEAGDARRRSAVDAGPVDGRTLSSIDANTALTPKRLHFNNSRDLIDPYTSEQHLSDVKINITSLLNSRGGTGEDPYSLRAGGEFVLPVSANNNMMSIAPTSKSSATGGVTFQSQPPPSTGQLPPPSSASSSTHFLEPFSNGLMMDNDTQQQSTANGLNGSATMHTQRQTRFINSKFDEMRQRLLLTKPAARDDELGAAAIISQMRSSPYHTDFSSADANSRPVSSSINIQRNLKPVVQILQRENGTLVKEEPNDQVLTDDELASSGEDDGLGDTITWNKGGKRQISRRKSALASSTAPSSASAAFKSRSKRRRRSSGQSSMESLLSAAELLEMEANSKKNNRVFRTQPPHLTPTGKSPTSLSSSFAVPDSSNKESPDKNLEEQFPNNISPKYDDAPNKKKAGAGTRSRTGCWICRLRKKKCSEERPQCSNCLRLNLECVYDIIKPDFISDPDKKSEKLEEIKRRTKEAKRMAMKKKEW
- the BNA5 gene encoding kynureninase (Syntenic homolog of Saccharomyces cerevisiae YLR231C (BNA5)); this translates as MEKARALEEQWPGARDAFHVPSYASLGLGDQTAAVRYLCGHSLGCMPRKTRGSVEAELSAWSARAVEAHVRHPGGTEWVNTDLPLVPQMARMVGASQQEVAVMGSLTANLNALLVAFYRPRGRRTKILLEKQVFPSDFHAFWNQAALHGLDPAATLVQVAPRAGEHTLRTEDIVAAIETHRAELALVCLPGVQYYTGQLLDMASIVAAARREPSIVVGFDLAHAVGNVQLQLHEWGADFACWCSYKYLNAGPGGIAGLFVHERHHGGTLPRLAGWWGTNAATRFEMRQTYDPLPDALGFRQSNPSVLDVAALRASLEVFEDFGGMERVRARSLALTGYLYELLTQSVFYRPEVGADGVGFTILTPANPAERGAQLSLLFWPHSDDPDKNTMPRVFADLRQNGVLGDERHPDVIRLTPCALYNTFMEVFESVQLLNAALERLAPESAV